In one Hymenobacter sp. DG25B genomic region, the following are encoded:
- a CDS encoding LytR/AlgR family response regulator transcription factor, whose translation MSEATLPLPCLIIAADALLAQQAEGFLATSPSLQCLGSYSSLAAAQAQAGPPPALVVLDEATLLQQPDFTLGAWPEPPVVILLAQVPDQARPLPWPVADAIEKPLHFPRFLKATQKALEMRLQPVFQSLPTPNNNDFIVIKQGKQLLEVVFDEVRYVEALSDYVHIITGQRKILVHGTMRAMEQRFPNPLFLRVHRSYIINTKWVQGLERNTITITHKQIPIGSTYLKRVRHELGAL comes from the coding sequence ATGTCGGAAGCTACTTTACCTCTGCCTTGCCTTATTATAGCGGCTGATGCCTTATTGGCGCAGCAAGCCGAGGGTTTTCTCGCTACTTCTCCTTCGCTCCAATGCCTGGGCAGCTATTCCTCCCTGGCCGCTGCCCAGGCCCAAGCGGGCCCGCCTCCCGCCCTTGTAGTGCTGGACGAAGCCACTTTGCTACAGCAACCGGACTTTACCCTGGGAGCCTGGCCTGAGCCGCCGGTTGTAATTTTGTTGGCGCAAGTGCCGGATCAGGCGCGGCCCCTGCCCTGGCCCGTGGCCGATGCCATTGAAAAGCCGCTGCACTTCCCTCGCTTTTTGAAAGCCACGCAAAAGGCGCTGGAAATGCGGCTGCAACCGGTCTTTCAATCGTTGCCCACGCCCAACAACAACGATTTTATCGTTATTAAGCAAGGAAAGCAGTTGCTGGAAGTGGTATTTGATGAGGTGCGCTACGTGGAGGCCCTCAGCGACTATGTCCATATTATCACGGGGCAGCGCAAAATACTGGTGCATGGCACCATGCGGGCCATGGAGCAGCGTTTTCCCAATCCGCTCTTTCTCCGGGTGCACCGCTCCTATATTATCAATACCAAATGGGTACAGGGCCTGGAGAGAAATACCATTACCATCACGCATAAGCAGATTCCCATTGGCAGCACGTACCTCAAGCGTGTGCGGCATGAGTTAGGTGCGCTGTAA